The proteins below come from a single Vicinamibacterales bacterium genomic window:
- a CDS encoding sigma-54 dependent transcriptional regulator encodes MSAPPFPSLMARATAALQRGRGVDAIEALSQALSAPGLRREDELGVRCAMAEAWLLRDDVQQASTVLGRPPDVLRERIPPARLSALWRLHGRLAALRGDQSRAIALLGRALRQAELALESRAIGLAHFELAFSYRKVGDAAIVREEIGKAISALNAVGDRRHLALCHSLSGIVYAESGRLDESMAALRQAEQLASVAQAEDVLAIVCGNQANVSLLRHRHDQALALADRSVSLHERTGSLHGLAVALATLGQICVRLGDLARAERALRRALDIRSPVQSHETTGAVFDTLAQIHLIRGEYDASESCLQRASDAYGTYGQQTSHWYEWSVRLLTARLALRRGMRPDALRMATDIAATQGVPPADALQAELLAAEAVLGDERLEDAEQRLALISARLDPRTMPGAWGDYLRLRAQLHVRRGRSTDAYHDLAQSASMFELLGERYQSALSRLALGRLVARVGARSLAEQHLHEAIAVFERLGAAPDLADARSIDLQPPALATGEYLSAPGEADDIIVRRLVDAAVMPALLALETASALHEASGGDAAVVFLRAGDQLRIVSAAGCDQDAASALARSAIRGQAYGMGEILVESLGHEGDDQRLGAVASPRPIGQPITRRIRMIAAVARQGFALCGSRERAARPAEERAMRTLDAILPGFVCASAAMSRVVEQIERLQGNDLTVLITGESGTGKELVARAIHLGSPRSGGMFLPYNCTTTTRELADSQLFGHRRGSFTGAIEDQAGLIRSAAGGSLFLDEIGDLPLEVQPKLLRFLEQSEIMPVGETRPQRVDVRVIAATNADLEQRVAEGKFREDLYYRLTVIRIHVPPLRERREEIPHLCALFLREACERLGKPDVQLSEDSLDLFSQHWWPGNVRQLRNEIQRAVALSGPDGLVRPDHLSPGFAALQDEAPRATDSRPGSSLRTDIPLGTAVEQLEREMIRVALARSTGNISETARVLGLTRRGLYLKMRRLGLDGAKLDG; translated from the coding sequence GTGTCCGCCCCGCCATTCCCGTCGTTGATGGCCCGGGCTACGGCCGCGCTCCAGCGCGGTCGCGGCGTGGACGCCATCGAGGCGCTCTCGCAGGCGCTGTCCGCTCCCGGGCTTCGCCGGGAAGACGAGTTGGGCGTGCGCTGCGCCATGGCGGAAGCCTGGCTGCTGCGCGACGACGTCCAGCAGGCGAGCACGGTGCTGGGCCGGCCGCCAGACGTGCTGCGGGAACGCATCCCGCCGGCACGGCTGTCGGCCCTGTGGCGCCTGCACGGTCGGCTGGCGGCGCTCCGCGGCGATCAGTCGCGCGCCATCGCGCTCCTCGGTCGCGCACTGCGCCAGGCCGAACTCGCGCTCGAGTCACGCGCCATCGGCCTCGCGCATTTCGAGTTGGCCTTCAGCTATCGGAAGGTCGGAGACGCCGCCATCGTCCGCGAGGAGATCGGCAAGGCGATCTCTGCGCTCAATGCGGTCGGTGACCGGCGGCACCTCGCGCTCTGTCATTCGCTCTCGGGCATCGTCTACGCCGAATCGGGTCGCCTCGACGAATCGATGGCGGCGCTGCGACAGGCGGAGCAGCTTGCGAGCGTCGCCCAGGCCGAAGACGTCCTGGCGATCGTCTGCGGCAACCAGGCGAACGTCTCGCTCCTGCGCCACCGCCACGACCAGGCACTGGCCCTCGCCGATCGCTCCGTCAGCCTGCACGAGAGAACCGGTTCACTCCATGGGCTCGCTGTCGCGCTCGCCACGCTCGGTCAGATCTGCGTGCGCCTCGGCGACCTCGCGCGGGCCGAGCGCGCGCTCCGCCGCGCGCTCGACATCCGGAGCCCCGTCCAGTCGCACGAGACCACGGGCGCGGTGTTCGACACCCTCGCGCAGATCCACCTGATTCGCGGTGAGTACGACGCGAGCGAGAGCTGCCTCCAGCGGGCCAGCGACGCGTACGGCACCTACGGTCAGCAGACGAGCCACTGGTATGAATGGTCGGTGCGGCTGCTGACCGCGCGCTTGGCACTGCGGCGCGGGATGCGCCCGGATGCACTCCGGATGGCGACCGACATCGCCGCGACCCAGGGCGTGCCGCCAGCCGACGCGCTGCAGGCGGAGTTGCTGGCGGCCGAGGCTGTCCTCGGCGACGAACGGCTGGAAGATGCGGAGCAGCGCCTCGCGTTGATCAGCGCCCGGCTGGATCCCCGCACGATGCCCGGAGCCTGGGGCGATTACCTTCGGCTCCGCGCGCAACTCCACGTCCGCCGAGGACGTTCGACCGACGCGTACCACGACCTCGCGCAGAGCGCGAGCATGTTCGAGTTGCTCGGCGAGCGGTACCAATCGGCACTGAGCCGACTGGCGCTCGGCCGACTCGTGGCGCGCGTCGGCGCCCGGTCGCTGGCCGAGCAGCACCTGCACGAGGCGATCGCCGTCTTCGAGCGCCTCGGAGCCGCCCCCGATCTGGCGGATGCGCGCAGCATCGACCTGCAGCCGCCGGCCCTGGCAACCGGCGAGTATCTGTCCGCTCCCGGCGAAGCGGATGACATCATCGTCCGCCGATTGGTGGATGCGGCAGTCATGCCGGCCCTGCTGGCCCTCGAGACCGCCTCCGCCCTGCACGAAGCCTCTGGCGGTGATGCCGCGGTCGTGTTCCTGCGTGCGGGCGACCAGCTGCGTATCGTGTCGGCTGCGGGTTGCGATCAGGACGCGGCGTCGGCGCTCGCCCGATCGGCGATCCGAGGCCAGGCGTACGGCATGGGCGAGATCCTCGTCGAATCGCTGGGCCACGAAGGCGACGACCAGCGGTTGGGCGCGGTGGCGTCGCCGCGCCCGATCGGTCAGCCCATCACCCGCCGGATCCGCATGATTGCGGCGGTGGCGCGCCAGGGATTCGCCCTCTGCGGAAGCCGCGAACGTGCGGCCCGGCCGGCGGAAGAGCGCGCCATGCGGACCTTGGACGCCATCCTCCCAGGCTTCGTCTGCGCCAGCGCCGCCATGTCGCGCGTCGTCGAACAGATTGAGCGGCTGCAGGGCAACGACCTCACCGTGCTCATCACGGGTGAGAGCGGCACCGGCAAGGAACTGGTGGCCCGCGCGATCCATCTCGGCTCGCCTCGCAGTGGAGGCATGTTTCTTCCCTACAACTGCACCACCACGACGCGGGAACTGGCCGACAGCCAGTTGTTCGGCCATCGGCGCGGGTCGTTCACCGGCGCGATTGAAGACCAGGCGGGCCTGATCCGGTCGGCGGCCGGCGGCAGCCTGTTCCTCGATGAGATAGGGGACCTCCCGCTCGAGGTGCAGCCGAAGCTCCTGCGTTTCCTAGAACAGAGCGAGATCATGCCAGTCGGCGAGACGCGGCCCCAGCGCGTGGACGTTCGCGTCATCGCCGCCACCAACGCCGATCTCGAGCAACGCGTGGCCGAGGGCAAGTTCCGGGAGGACCTGTACTACCGCCTCACGGTGATCCGCATCCACGTGCCGCCGCTCCGCGAGCGCCGTGAGGAGATCCCACACCTCTGCGCGCTGTTCCTTCGTGAAGCCTGCGAGCGGCTGGGCAAGCCGGACGTGCAGTTGAGCGAGGATTCCCTGGATCTGTTCTCCCAGCACTGGTGGCCTGGCAACGTCCGTCAGCTCCGCAACGAGATCCAGCGGGCCGTCGCCCTCAGCGGGCCCGACGGCCTGGTCCGACCCGATCACCTGTCGCCGGGATTCGCCGCCTTGCAGGATGAGGCGCCCCGGGCGACCGACTCGCGCCCGGGATCGTCACTGCGGACCGACATCCCCCTCGGCACAGCCGTCGAACAGCTCGAGCGCGAGATGATCCGCGTCGCGCTCGCGCGGAGCACGGGAAACATCTCCGAAACGGCTCGCGTGCTCGGCCTCACCCGCCGCGGCCTGTATCTGAAGATGCGGCGCCTCGGTCTGGACGGCGCCAAGCTAGATGGATGA
- a CDS encoding serine/threonine-protein kinase, whose product MAETPLDLVGGRYRVLGTLGKGAMGLVFMAHDPVLDRKVAIKQMTAEIADNEELRQRFYVEARAAARLNHPNIITIHELSESGGEIYMVMELLEGKSLASLIQERAVPLSLEATLDVMAQVCDGLDYAHQRAIVHRDIKPANLFVTPSGTAKVLDFGIARLGSLHMTAAGALIGTPDYMSPEQVRGDEIDRRTDLWAVGAVLYQLLSGAKPFEGKPLARLLMAITQTPHVPLQQRAPSVPRSVSDLVDRLLSKPRDARPASAGLVRDELRAILGRESSTSTRARLSDDDYGETVFMQSPVAAAPARIPQVPTPPPPAPPTPPPVRLPEPAHEIETVAMKATPVETLAPSGRSMPTSTGAIPVLDLPTRPVSTPPSRPAPPPATPARPTAAAAPVAPPPPPVASKPAAAVARPVVPPVPAPATAPPAKSGRSIAAVVAVLVVGLLGLLSVAGGAWWYFRPAQTPATTSATAPAGPAAGAAGTQPAQSGTTPSVAQPAAAVEPPPSTATQLSASAEPPPAASAANTTDPKRTKSTPPAPSAPARTETDARPAPSAAGPAPAAGKRGGTAPLDSGVTASQGRRETLRQDTVDALAGRSGQAYDGSQEQSNVAAVNRINEVLGRYVQALVHGDEAVLGEVRTSLSSEESGFVRARALKVRLDGVRVEVNGTEATARCRRTVEGTSAFGTSIHEEGNAVFRLTRKVTGWMITDVR is encoded by the coding sequence ATGGCTGAGACACCGCTCGATCTGGTGGGGGGGCGCTACCGGGTGCTCGGGACCCTCGGGAAGGGCGCGATGGGGCTTGTGTTCATGGCCCACGACCCCGTGCTCGATCGCAAGGTCGCGATCAAGCAGATGACCGCGGAGATCGCCGACAACGAGGAGCTCCGCCAGCGCTTCTACGTGGAAGCGCGCGCGGCGGCCCGGTTGAACCACCCGAACATCATCACCATCCACGAGCTGAGCGAGTCGGGCGGCGAGATCTACATGGTGATGGAACTGCTCGAGGGCAAGTCGCTCGCAAGTCTGATCCAGGAGCGTGCCGTGCCGTTGTCGCTCGAGGCGACGCTCGACGTGATGGCGCAGGTGTGCGACGGCCTCGACTACGCACACCAGCGCGCGATCGTGCACCGGGACATCAAGCCTGCGAATCTGTTCGTGACGCCATCCGGGACCGCGAAGGTCCTCGACTTCGGGATCGCGCGCCTCGGGTCGCTGCACATGACGGCCGCGGGCGCGTTGATCGGGACCCCGGACTACATGTCGCCAGAACAGGTGCGTGGCGACGAGATTGACCGTCGCACGGATCTGTGGGCCGTCGGAGCGGTGTTGTATCAGCTGCTGTCGGGGGCGAAGCCCTTCGAGGGCAAGCCGCTGGCGAGGCTGCTGATGGCCATCACGCAGACGCCGCACGTGCCGCTGCAGCAGCGGGCGCCGTCGGTGCCGAGAAGCGTGTCGGATCTCGTGGATCGGCTGTTGTCGAAGCCCAGAGATGCACGGCCGGCGAGCGCCGGCCTCGTGCGCGACGAGTTGAGAGCGATTCTCGGGCGGGAGTCGAGTACGTCGACGAGAGCACGGCTCTCCGACGACGACTACGGCGAGACCGTGTTCATGCAGTCGCCTGTCGCGGCCGCCCCGGCCAGGATTCCCCAGGTACCGACCCCGCCGCCGCCGGCGCCGCCGACCCCGCCACCGGTTCGGCTGCCGGAGCCCGCGCACGAGATCGAGACCGTCGCCATGAAGGCCACTCCGGTGGAGACGCTTGCGCCGTCGGGGCGGTCGATGCCCACCTCAACCGGCGCCATTCCGGTTCTCGATCTGCCAACCAGACCTGTGTCGACACCGCCATCGCGGCCTGCGCCGCCGCCGGCGACCCCGGCGCGGCCGACCGCTGCCGCGGCCCCAGTGGCACCGCCGCCTCCTCCTGTGGCTTCGAAGCCAGCCGCAGCCGTGGCTCGTCCCGTGGTGCCGCCGGTGCCGGCACCCGCGACCGCACCGCCCGCGAAGAGCGGCAGGTCGATCGCCGCGGTCGTGGCGGTCCTCGTGGTCGGCCTTCTCGGCCTGCTGTCGGTCGCCGGCGGAGCTTGGTGGTACTTCAGACCAGCCCAGACACCGGCGACGACGTCCGCGACGGCACCTGCAGGTCCGGCGGCCGGCGCAGCCGGCACGCAGCCCGCACAGAGCGGAACAACGCCCTCGGTGGCGCAGCCTGCAGCCGCCGTCGAGCCGCCGCCCAGTACGGCGACGCAGCTTTCCGCTTCAGCCGAACCACCTCCGGCAGCGTCGGCTGCCAACACGACCGATCCCAAGCGGACGAAGTCGACGCCCCCAGCCCCGTCGGCGCCTGCCAGAACGGAGACGGATGCGCGACCCGCGCCGAGCGCCGCCGGCCCGGCGCCGGCGGCTGGGAAGCGGGGGGGGACCGCCCCCCTTGACAGTGGCGTAACGGCGAGCCAGGGCAGGCGCGAGACGCTGAGGCAGGACACAGTCGATGCGCTTGCGGGGCGTTCAGGTCAGGCGTACGACGGCAGCCAGGAACAGTCGAACGTGGCTGCGGTGAATCGCATCAACGAGGTGCTCGGACGCTACGTGCAGGCGCTCGTCCACGGTGACGAGGCCGTATTGGGCGAGGTCCGCACGTCCCTGTCGAGCGAGGAATCAGGCTTTGTTCGGGCTCGGGCGCTCAAAGTACGCCTCGACGGCGTGCGCGTCGAAGTGAACGGTACCGAAGCCACTGCGCGGTGTCGCCGGACCGTGGAAGGCACGTCGGCGTTCGGCACGTCGATCCACGAAGAGGGCAACGCCGTGTTCCGCCTGACCCGGAAGGTCACGGGTTGGATGATCACCGACGTGCGATGA
- a CDS encoding diguanylate cyclase, which translates to MTDRPIELGLARPIDTTVSPLARLVDQLLALIGQEAADSQTLNTTAFRQRIQRYREDLAKETTPSTLGRLANECSSTCRDFFARAADFSAERETEIKDLIGTLTSAIDKLAGEAVSVNKQLTGHSDRFHTLAEVEDIRDLKRRISQEVSALNRFVAEKQEREDAYYSKLNMRIDALQAKLVETEVAAALDPLTQVANRGTFDQSLRRWLARAQQSQTPFVLALLDIDNFKGVNDTYGHLVGDRVLLALARALTSQVRPDDLVARYGGEEFALLMSGTSLRQAEPRIRDLIAHVAGTVYEFAHGGRTERLIYTISAGATEMSAGDTPETIVKRADDSLYEAKHRGKNCVVARKSSLFSRILGS; encoded by the coding sequence ATGACCGATCGACCCATCGAACTCGGCCTCGCCCGCCCAATCGACACGACCGTGAGCCCGCTGGCGCGGCTCGTCGACCAGCTGCTGGCGCTCATCGGCCAGGAGGCGGCCGACAGCCAGACGCTCAATACGACGGCATTCCGGCAGCGGATCCAGCGGTACCGTGAAGATCTGGCGAAGGAGACGACACCGAGCACGCTCGGCCGTCTGGCGAACGAGTGCAGTTCGACGTGCCGGGACTTCTTCGCGCGGGCCGCCGACTTCTCGGCCGAGCGCGAGACCGAGATCAAGGACTTGATCGGCACGCTCACGTCGGCGATCGACAAACTCGCCGGGGAAGCGGTGTCGGTCAACAAGCAACTGACAGGACACTCGGACCGGTTCCACACGCTGGCGGAAGTCGAGGACATCCGCGACCTGAAACGACGGATCTCGCAGGAAGTGTCAGCGCTGAACCGGTTCGTGGCCGAGAAGCAGGAACGCGAGGACGCGTACTACTCGAAGCTCAACATGCGGATCGACGCGTTGCAGGCGAAGCTCGTGGAAACGGAGGTCGCAGCCGCACTCGACCCGCTCACGCAGGTGGCCAACCGGGGCACGTTCGATCAGTCGCTCCGGCGCTGGCTGGCGCGCGCGCAGCAGAGCCAGACGCCCTTCGTCCTGGCACTGCTCGACATCGACAATTTCAAGGGGGTCAATGATACGTATGGCCACCTCGTCGGCGACCGCGTGCTCCTCGCCTTGGCCCGCGCGCTGACCTCGCAGGTGCGTCCCGATGATCTCGTCGCGCGCTACGGCGGAGAGGAATTCGCGCTGCTGATGAGCGGCACGTCGCTACGCCAGGCTGAGCCGCGCATTCGCGACCTGATCGCGCACGTCGCCGGGACCGTCTACGAATTTGCTCACGGCGGCCGGACCGAGCGACTCATCTACACCATCAGCGCGGGCGCCACCGAGATGTCGGCCGGAGACACACCGGAGACGATCGTCAAGCGCGCAGACGACAGCCTTTACGAAGCGAAGCACCGGGGCAAGAACTGCGTGGTAGCCAGGAAGTCATCCCTGTTCAGCCGCATCCTCGGGAGCTGA
- the pgsW gene encoding poly-gamma-glutamate system protein: MPPRLLAGIGCGLALSVLLAGRSATIPAGPAADATGRTTIPADLARRAAFAEETMRRAEDVIRTAKQRDRIESEAEAGIDRSGLIGSEVTPLMTTLGSLEAKRISTNPAWARVLTERLSAVGVGRGDLVTASFSGSFPGLDLAVACACKALGADLAAVSSVTASTWGATQPGFTWPEMEARLVDAGVISRASIAVTAGGEADMALDLEPDGRAMAWQTLEHSARHLGVPTLRPRDFADAVRQRMDAYRRIANGRPVKLYVNVGGASASLGRSSEILRLRSGFIPPGPFDRSVDRGVTARMAEQGVRVLMLLNIRDLALGWGVPLTGRQ, from the coding sequence GTGCCTCCGCGTCTCCTCGCCGGGATCGGGTGTGGCCTCGCACTCTCGGTGCTTCTGGCCGGCCGGTCGGCGACGATTCCCGCCGGACCGGCCGCTGACGCGACCGGGCGCACGACCATTCCGGCCGATCTCGCTCGGCGGGCAGCGTTCGCCGAAGAGACGATGCGCCGGGCGGAGGACGTGATCCGGACCGCCAAGCAGCGGGATCGCATCGAGAGCGAGGCCGAAGCGGGCATCGATCGCTCGGGGCTGATCGGCAGCGAGGTGACGCCGCTGATGACCACGCTCGGCAGTCTCGAGGCCAAGCGGATCTCCACCAACCCCGCCTGGGCTCGCGTGCTCACCGAGCGGCTGTCGGCCGTCGGCGTCGGCCGCGGCGACCTCGTGACAGCCAGCTTCTCAGGATCGTTTCCTGGTCTCGACCTCGCGGTCGCATGTGCCTGCAAGGCGCTCGGCGCCGATCTGGCGGCCGTGTCGTCGGTCACGGCCTCCACGTGGGGCGCCACGCAACCCGGCTTCACGTGGCCGGAGATGGAGGCGCGACTCGTCGACGCGGGCGTCATCTCCCGTGCGTCGATCGCGGTGACCGCAGGCGGTGAGGCCGACATGGCTCTCGACCTCGAGCCCGACGGACGGGCGATGGCGTGGCAGACGCTCGAGCACAGTGCCCGGCACCTCGGCGTCCCGACGCTCCGTCCACGCGATTTCGCCGACGCCGTCCGGCAGCGGATGGACGCCTATCGTCGCATCGCGAACGGCCGCCCGGTCAAGCTCTACGTGAACGTGGGCGGCGCATCGGCGAGCCTGGGCCGATCCTCGGAAATCCTGCGCTTGAGAAGCGGCTTCATCCCGCCCGGCCCGTTCGACCGCTCGGTGGATCGCGGCGTCACGGCGCGGATGGCGGAACAGGGTGTCAGGGTCCTGATGCTGCTGAACATCAGGGATCTGGCGCTAGGTTGGGGCGTGCCGCTGACCGGCCGGCAGTGA
- the pgsC gene encoding poly-gamma-glutamate biosynthesis protein PgsC: MVELAIGIGLTLSLLMSELFGVASAGLVVPGYLALYLDQPGRLAATLLVALVTWLAVRFGISRLVVLYGRRRFGVTILTGFLLNAAFAQLQLTFPAEAGGLRAIGYIVPGLIANTALTQGIWVTLGSTLLVAALVRVILVVLAHV, from the coding sequence GTGGTTGAACTGGCAATCGGCATCGGCCTCACGCTGAGCCTGTTGATGTCCGAGTTGTTCGGTGTTGCTTCGGCAGGTCTCGTCGTCCCCGGCTACCTGGCGCTCTACCTCGATCAGCCCGGCCGGCTCGCTGCGACGCTCCTGGTCGCGCTGGTCACGTGGCTCGCCGTCCGTTTCGGAATCTCGCGGCTCGTCGTGCTGTACGGCCGGCGCCGATTCGGCGTGACGATCCTCACCGGCTTCCTGTTGAACGCCGCGTTCGCGCAGCTTCAACTGACGTTTCCCGCCGAAGCCGGCGGCCTCCGCGCGATCGGCTACATCGTTCCCGGCCTGATCGCGAACACCGCGCTCACGCAGGGAATCTGGGTCACACTCGGATCCACGCTGCTGGTCGCCGCGCTCGTACGCGTGATTCTGGTGGTGCTGGCGCATGTGTGA
- the pgsB gene encoding poly-gamma-glutamate synthase PgsB has product MITPLLFCLLVLLALGGFERLARDRAWRDVPIRIHVNGTRGKSTVTRLVWSALREAGVPTLGKTTGTAARLLLPDGAERDVVRRGPASIREQLALLRLARHHGARAVVVECMALDPTLQYVSERAIVRATIGVITNVRLDHTELMGHDLQTIASTLANTIPVHAVLVHGEPLFDPLFRARAAAVGTRVTAAGLAGGKGWFEEDVATALAVTRELGIADDVARTGFQRAPLDPGTARDGVLSLRNGESHWLNATAANDPTSLAVLVDGVSATDQPRGSAPRPPLVLIYNHRADRAPRLDCFARESRDFRDADLLIITGSRPPRTVWRRLSAARGGRAPDFVPPRQLAHWLHARASGCSLVFCGNTRGLDVPRVLEEASSRG; this is encoded by the coding sequence GTGATCACGCCGCTACTCTTCTGCCTGCTCGTGCTGCTGGCACTTGGAGGGTTCGAACGTTTGGCCCGCGACCGGGCCTGGCGCGACGTTCCCATCCGCATCCACGTCAATGGAACCCGTGGGAAATCCACGGTGACCCGGCTGGTCTGGTCGGCCCTGCGCGAGGCGGGCGTTCCGACTCTCGGCAAGACGACCGGCACAGCGGCTCGTCTCCTCCTGCCCGACGGCGCCGAGCGCGACGTCGTACGCCGCGGTCCGGCCAGCATCCGCGAGCAACTGGCCTTGCTCCGCCTGGCGCGACATCACGGCGCCCGCGCCGTCGTCGTCGAGTGCATGGCCCTCGACCCTACACTGCAATACGTTTCCGAGCGCGCGATCGTTCGGGCGACAATCGGCGTCATTACCAACGTACGACTCGATCACACCGAACTCATGGGGCATGACCTGCAGACGATCGCGTCGACGCTGGCCAACACCATTCCGGTCCACGCGGTCCTCGTCCATGGCGAGCCTCTGTTCGACCCGTTGTTTCGTGCCCGTGCGGCGGCGGTCGGTACGCGCGTGACCGCGGCCGGGCTCGCCGGCGGCAAGGGCTGGTTCGAGGAGGATGTGGCCACCGCGCTGGCCGTCACGCGGGAACTGGGCATTGCCGATGACGTGGCGCGCACCGGTTTTCAACGCGCGCCGCTCGACCCGGGCACCGCCCGGGACGGCGTCCTGTCCCTGCGGAATGGCGAGTCGCACTGGCTGAATGCGACCGCCGCGAACGATCCGACCTCGCTGGCTGTGCTCGTGGACGGCGTCTCCGCAACTGACCAACCGCGCGGTTCGGCGCCGCGCCCGCCGCTGGTCCTCATCTACAACCATCGGGCCGATCGCGCACCACGGCTCGATTGCTTCGCCCGAGAAAGCCGCGACTTTCGCGATGCCGACCTGTTGATCATCACGGGATCTCGACCGCCGCGGACCGTGTGGCGCCGCTTGAGCGCAGCCCGCGGAGGTCGTGCCCCGGACTTCGTCCCGCCGCGGCAACTCGCCCACTGGCTGCACGCCAGAGCGTCGGGATGTTCACTCGTCTTCTGCGGCAATACGCGCGGCCTCGATGTGCCACGCGTCCTCGAGGAGGCCTCCTCACGTGGTTGA
- a CDS encoding arylesterase, whose amino-acid sequence MTPRPRRTSCALFVVLVLHAAGCQWREPSRDIVPPPPAPAADVAPPRPRIVVLGDSLTAGLGLSKADAYPALLQQRLDRVGLRWEVVNAGVSGDTTAGGLARLDWALDGDVRILIVALGGNDGLRGLPVAAMRRNLSTIIERAHRRKVEVLLTGMEVLTNMGPEYRQQFHGAFPDLAGQHHVAFLPFLLEGVAGRPDLNQNDGIHPTAAGARIIADHVWAVLQPMLPAVAR is encoded by the coding sequence GTGACCCCACGACCACGTCGCACGTCTTGTGCACTGTTCGTCGTCTTGGTGCTCCACGCCGCGGGATGTCAATGGCGCGAGCCGTCCCGCGACATCGTGCCGCCGCCCCCTGCGCCGGCGGCCGACGTCGCGCCACCACGTCCCCGTATTGTGGTGCTGGGCGACAGTCTGACCGCGGGGCTCGGGCTGTCGAAGGCTGATGCGTACCCCGCGCTCCTCCAGCAGCGGTTGGACCGCGTCGGACTGCGCTGGGAGGTGGTGAACGCGGGCGTGTCGGGCGACACCACCGCGGGCGGCCTCGCCAGGCTGGATTGGGCGCTCGACGGTGACGTGCGGATCCTCATCGTTGCGTTGGGGGGCAACGACGGGCTGCGCGGGCTCCCCGTCGCCGCCATGAGGCGTAACCTGAGCACGATCATCGAGCGCGCGCACCGCCGGAAGGTCGAAGTGCTGCTGACCGGCATGGAAGTGCTCACGAACATGGGCCCGGAGTACCGGCAGCAGTTCCATGGGGCCTTTCCCGACCTTGCCGGGCAGCACCACGTCGCGTTCCTGCCGTTCCTGCTCGAAGGCGTGGCAGGACGGCCCGACCTGAACCAGAACGACGGCATACACCCGACCGCCGCCGGGGCGCGCATCATCGCCGACCACGTGTGGGCGGTGTTGCAGCCGATGCTGCCGGCGGTCGCACGATGA
- a CDS encoding ABC transporter ATP-binding protein — protein MTIATPMIELRGVSKTVASGISSLTILHPLDLDVPAGRFVAITGPSGSGKSTLLGLIAGLDGPTSGTVVIDGTDITRLDEDRLARLRGQKIGFVFQFFHLIPSLTAYENVMVPMEIAGRADAASRASVLLAEVGLTDRGHHYPSQLSGGEQQRIAIARALANDPLILLADEPTGNLDTTNGQHIMDLLRDVNQRHGTTLVLATHDAQLAAMADERLALRDGMWVPEGPESSV, from the coding sequence ATGACAATCGCCACACCGATGATCGAACTGCGCGGCGTTTCCAAGACCGTTGCCAGCGGAATCTCGTCGCTGACGATCCTGCATCCGCTCGACCTCGACGTACCGGCCGGGCGGTTCGTGGCGATTACCGGGCCGTCGGGCAGCGGCAAGTCCACGCTGCTCGGCCTGATCGCCGGACTCGACGGGCCGACGAGTGGCACCGTCGTGATCGACGGAACCGACATCACGCGCCTCGACGAGGACCGGCTGGCGCGCCTGCGCGGTCAGAAGATCGGCTTCGTCTTCCAGTTCTTCCATCTGATTCCCTCGCTCACCGCGTACGAGAACGTGATGGTGCCGATGGAGATTGCCGGCCGCGCGGACGCGGCGTCGCGCGCGTCGGTCTTGCTCGCCGAGGTCGGCCTGACGGACCGCGGACATCACTACCCGTCCCAGCTCTCGGGTGGTGAGCAACAGCGAATCGCGATCGCCCGCGCACTGGCCAACGACCCGCTGATCCTGCTGGCCGACGAGCCGACGGGGAATCTCGACACGACGAACGGCCAGCACATCATGGACCTGCTTCGCGACGTGAACCAGCGCCACGGCACGACGCTGGTCCTGGCGACGCACGACGCGCAACTGGCCGCGATGGCGGACGAGCGGCTGGCATTGCGCGACGGCATGTGGGTTCCCGAGGGTCCGGAGTCGAGCGTCTAG